From Microtus ochrogaster isolate Prairie Vole_2 unplaced genomic scaffold, MicOch1.0 UNK209, whole genome shotgun sequence:
CAGCCCTCCTGTGTGGCTCGGCGTTATGCAAATCCATGCAAATGAGACCAGACCGACACGATTTTCTAATGTAAACATATGCTAATTAGACGGCTGGCGATTTATGCAAATGCATGCTAATGGCCCAATCCCTCTTAGCCATACTCATGCAAATAGTCCTCTAATTTATGCAGATGAGGCCAGGCCTTTGCTCCGTATGCTAATCCATGCTAATGAGCACCGTGTCATGCAAATCCATGCTAATTCTATGCAAATCCGACCACGGCCCTTTGCCCCCTATGCTAATCCATTCTAATGAGCCCCCTTATATACAAATCCATGCTAATTTTATGCAGATCCGACCACGGCCTTTGCCCCTATGCTAATCTATGCTAATGAGCCCCGTGCCATGCAAATCCATGCTAATTCTATGCAAATCCGACCCCTCCCAGGCGACTTCTCTATCACGGACCTGGAAGACGCCGCCGGGGGCAGAGGTGAGGCCACGCCCACTGTGATGTCATTGCCGGCACAGCGCGACATCATAACCCCGCCCTCCGTGACGTCATAGCCCCGCCCACTGCGACGTCATATCCTGCAGGGATGTCATGTCCCTGTGACGTCATAGCCCCGCCCACACTGACATCATGACCCCTGTTGTCGTGGCCCCGCCCACGATGACGCCATATCCCCGCCCACTGTGACGTCACGGCCCCCCGCCCACGATGATGTCATAGCCCCGCCCACTGATGAcgtcatttttttcctgtctccccctccaGGTGGAGGCCCAGGACCCCGGCCCGACGAGCCTGAGGCCGACGGTGaggactcagcacagcacccGGGTGTCAGGGGAGGGGGGGACTCAGCGCAGCAcccgggggggaggggaggactgaGCGCAGCAcccgggggggaggggagggggggactCAGCGCAGCACCCGGGGGACAGGGAAACACTCAGCGCAGCACCTTGAACATGTTAGGACTCAGCGCAGCacccaggggaggggaggactcAGCGCAGCACCCAGGGGACAGGGAAAGACTCAGCGCAGCACCCGGGAGTATCGAGGACAGCAcccaggggagagggaaagagtcAGCGCAGCACCCAGGGGTACTGAGCGCAGCACCTAGAACATGGTaggactcagcacagcacccGGGAGTACCGAGCGCAGCAcccaggggagagggaaagactCAGCGCAGGACCCAGGGGTACTGAGCGCAGCACCCGGGGGACAGGGAAAGACTCAGCGCAGCTTGCAGAGGGGAGAAATACTCAGCACAGCACCAGGGAGTACCGAGCGCAGCAcccaggggagagggaaagactcagcacagcacccaagagaactcagcacagcacccaggGGACAGGGAAAGACTCAGCGCAGCacccaggggaggggaggggagaactcAGCGCAGCACCCGGGGGACAGGGAAAGACTGAGCGCAGCACCCGGGGGACAGGGAAAGACTTAGCACAGCACCCAGGGGACAGGGAAAGACTCAGCGCAGCTTGCAGAGGGGAGAAAtactcagcacagcacccaggaGTACCGAGCGCAGCACccaggggagaggggaagactcagcacagcacccaaGAGAAATCAGTACAGCACCCAGGGGACAGGGAAAGACTCAGCGCAGCACCCAGGGGGGAGAAATACTCAGCACAGCATCCGAAaggactcagcacagcacccGGGGGTACCGAGCGCAGCACCCAGGGGGGAGAAATACTCCGTACAGCACCCGAAAGAACTCAGCGCAGCACCCGGGGGACAGGGAAAGACTCAGCGCAGCACCCACGGGGACAGGGAAAGACTGAGCGCAGCACCCAGGGGAGAGAAATACTCAGCACAGCACTCGAGAGGACTCAGCGCAGCAcccgggggaggggaggaatgaGCGCAGCACCCGAGAGTATTGAGCGCAGCACCCAGGGGACAGGGAAAGACTGAGCGCAGCACCCTGGGGACAGGGAAAGACTCTGCACAGCacccaggggaggggaggaccGAGCACAGCACCCTGTGGACAGGGAAAGACTCAGCGCAGCacccaggggaggggaggggagaactcAACGCAGCACCCGGGGGACAGGGAAAGACTGAGGGCAGCACCCAGNNNNNNNNNNNNNNNNNNNNNNNNNNNNNNNNNNNNNNNNNNNNNNNNNNNNNNNNNNNNNNNNNNNNNNNNNNNNNNNNNNNNNNNNNNNNNNNNNNNNggaggggaggggagaactcAACGCAGCACCCGGGGGACAGGGAAAGACTGAGGGCAGCACCCAGGGGACAGGGAAAGACTCAGCGCAGCACCCAGAGGGGAGAAATACTCAGCACAGCACCCGAAAGGACTCAGCGCAGCACCCGGGAGTACCGAGCACAGCACCCAGGGGGAAGAAATACTCAGCACAGCACCCGAGaggactcagcacagcacccGGGAGTACCGAGCACAGCACTTAGGAAGGAGAAATACTCAGAAAAGCACCCGGGAGTACCGAGCGcagcacccacccacctaccccgCCCCCCTTCGCCCCGCCCCGTACCCCCGCAGGCCCCGCCCCCCAGGCCCTGGTCCCCGCCCTCCTCGGGGCCGTGGCGGCCGCAGTCGCCGGCGCCGTCTCCAGCTTCGTCGCCTACCAGAGGAAGAAGCTCTGCTTCCGGGAGCGCGGTGAGCGGGGGCGGGGTCTGTGGGGGGCGGGGCCTCCTCAGACCCCGCCCACCCACCGCTGACCAATGTCACTTCCGGCCCCCAGGCTCCGCCCCCGTCTAGGGCGTCGTCGTTTGTTCGCACCGAACTGCTATGCAGCTGCCGAAGCCCCGCCCACCCGCCGAGGCCCCGCCCCCACACCCGGTTTACAGCGCGCTCGTGGGCGTATGCAAATAAGCGCAGCCACGCCCACACCCCCTCGTCCTCCTCCAAAGGGGGGGGCGGGGAacgtattttattttcttttatttttaattgccgACTTTTATTTTGGCGGGGGGATTGCGGGGGGTGGAAAAAACACAATAAACTCCCGTTTTccgttttgtttttattaattaattttatttttgaaaaaaaaaattatttttaaattttattttttacatttccgGTGAATTTcgggtaaaaaaaaaaccacataaaataaataaataaaattaattaataattttccgaatttttttgtaattaatccgaagaaaattttttttttcccttgaggtttttttttttttttttccgcccGTGACCCCGGCGTGACCCCCGCGTGACCCCGTGCGTGACCCTGGCGTGACCTCTTCGGGCGCCATCTTAATAAACgttgctgcctctgctgctttgATTCCCCGAAGCCCCTCGGTGTCCTCAGCCTGTCAATCAACGGCGGGGAGTGGGCGGGGCCCGGGTGGCGGTGGGCGGGGCCCGGGAGGGGGTGGGCGGGGTCCGATGACGTCACCACGGCCCTGGCGTGGAACCGAGTCAAAGCACCGCGGTTGGGGAAAGTCCCCGGATGCCGACGGGAGGCCCCGCCCCCTACCCGGCGGGAAGCCCCGCCCACCACCGGAAAATCCCCGGATGCCTCAGTTAGCCCCGCCCATCCCGGAAGTCCCCAAACGCGTCAGTTTCCCTTGCGCGACATATCCCTGGCGACGGCGACCGAAACCCCGCCCCTTCCGGAAGTCCCCGGATGCCGCAGTTGCCCAGCAACGATGGCGACGACGCCGGAAGCCCCGCCCCCTCACCGGCGGAAGCCCCGCCCCTCCCGGAAGTCCCCggatgcctcagtttcccagcaaCGACGACGACGNNNNNNNNNNNNNNNNNNNNNNNNNNNNNNNNNNNNNNNNNNNNNNNNNNNNNNNNNNNNNNNNNNNNNNNNNNNNNNNNNNNNNNNNNNNNNNNNNNNNNNNNNNNNNNNNNNNNNNNNNNNNNNNNNNNNNNNNNNNNNNNNNNNNNNNNNNNNNNNNNNNNNNNNNNNNNNNNNNNNNNNNNNNNNNNNNNNNNNNNNNNNNNNNNNNNNNNNNNNNNNNNNNNNNNNNNNNNNNNNNNNNNNNNNNNNNNNNNNNNNNNNNNNNNNNNNNNNNNNNNNNNNNNNNNNNNNNNNNNNNNNNNNNNNNNNNNNNNNNNNNNNNNNNNNNNNNNNNNNNNNNNNNNNNNNNNNNNNNNNNNNNNNNNNNNNNNNNNNNNNNNNNNNNNNNNNNNNNNNNNNNNNNNNNNNNNNNNNNNNNNNNNNNNNNNNNNNNNNNNNNNNNNNNNNNNNNNNNNNNNNNNNNNNNNNNNNNNNNNNNNNNNNNNNNNNNNNNNNNNNNNNNNNNNNNNNNNNNNNNNNNNNNNNNNNNNNNNNNNNNNNNNNNNNNNNNNNNNNNNNNNNNNNNNNNNNNNNNNNNNNNNNNNNNNNNNNNNNNNNNNNNNNNNNNNNNNNNNNNNNNNNNNNNNNNNNNNNNNNNNNNNNNCCTCCCGGAAGTCCCCggatgcctcagtttcccagcaaCGACGACGACGGCTCCGgaagccccgccccctccctctcccGGAAGCCCCTCCCTCTCCCGGAAGCCCCGCCCCTCCCGGAA
This genomic window contains:
- the Cd99 gene encoding CD99 antigen; amino-acid sequence: MQIHANSMQIRPLPGDFSITDLEDAAGGRGGGPGPRPDEPEADGPAPQALVPALLGAVAAAVAGAVSSFVAYQRKKLCFRERGSAPV